From Microtus pennsylvanicus isolate mMicPen1 chromosome 10, mMicPen1.hap1, whole genome shotgun sequence, one genomic window encodes:
- the LOC142859010 gene encoding sodium/potassium-transporting ATPase subunit alpha-2 has protein sequence MGRGAGREYSPAATTAENGGGKKKQKEKELDELKKEVAMDDHKLSLDELGRKYQVDLSKGLTNQRAQDILARDGPNALTPPPTTPEWVKFCRQLFGGFSILLWIGALLCFLAYGILAAMEDEPSNDNLYLGIVLAAVVIVTGCFSYYQEAKSSKIMDSFKNMVPQQALVIREGEKMQINAEEVVVGDLVEVKGGDRVPADLRIISSHGCKVDNSSLTGESEPQTRSPEFTHENPLETRNICFFSTNCVEGTARGIVIATGDRTVMGRIATLASGLEVGQTPIAMEIEHFIQLITGVAVFLGVSFFVLSLILGYSWLEAVIFLIGIIVANVPEGLLATVTVCLTLTAKRMARKNCLVKNLEAVETLGSTSTICSDKTGTLTQNRMTVAHMWFDNQIHEADTTEDQSGATFDKRSPTWTALSRIAGLCNRAVFKAGQENISVSKRDTAGDASESALLKCIELSCGSVRKMRDRNPKVAEIPFNSTNKYQLSIHEREDSPQSHVLVMKGAPERILDRCSTILVQGKEIPLDKEMQDAFQNAYMELGGLGERVLGFCQLNLPSGKFPRGFKFDTDELNFPTEKLCFVGLMSMIDPPRAAVPDAVGKCRSAGIKVIMVTGDHPITAKAIAKGVGIISEGNETVEDIAARLNIPVSQVNPREAKACVVHGSDLKDMTSEQLDEILRDHTEIVFARTSPQQKLIIVEGCQRQGAIVAVTGDGVNDSPALKKADIGIAMGISGSDVSKQAADMILLDDNFASIVTGVEEGRLIFDNLKKSIAYTLTSNIPEITPFLLFIIANIPLPLGTVTILCIDLGTDMVPAISLAYEAAESDIMKRQPRNSQTDKLVNERLISMAYGQIGMIQALGGFFTYFVILAENGFLPSRLLGIRLDWDDRTTNDLEDSYGQEWTYEQRKVVEFTCHTAFFASIVVVQWADLIICKTRRNSVFQQGMKNKILIFGLLEETALAAFLSYCPGMGVALRMYPLKVTWWFCAFPYSLLIFIYDEVRKLILRRYPGGWVEKETYY, from the exons ATGGGTCGTGGG GCAGGGCGTGAGTACTCGCCTGCCGCCACCACTGCGGAGAATGGGGGTggcaagaagaaacagaaagagaaggagctGGATGAGCTGAAAAAGGAGGTTGCCATG GATGACCATAAGCTGTCCTTGGATGAGCTGGGCCGAAAATATCAAGTGGATCTGTCCAAG GGCCTCACCAACCAGCGAGCTCAGGACATTCTGGCTCGGGATGGACCCAACGCCCTCACACCACCCCCCACAACTCCTGAGTGGGTCAAGTTCTGTCGTCAGCTTTTCGGGGGCTTCTCTATCCTTCTGTGGATCGGGGCCCTCCTCTGCTTCCTAGCCTATGGTATCCTGGCCGCCATGGAGGATGAGCCATCTAATGATAAT ttGTACCTAGGTATCGTGCTAGCCGCTGTAGTCATCGTCACCGGATGCTTCTCCTACTACCAGGAAGCCAAGAGCTCCAAGATCATGGACTCCTTCAAGAACATGGTGCCTCAG CAAGCCCTGGTCATCCGAGAGGGGGAGAAGATGCAGATCAATGCGGAGGAGGTGGTGGTAGGAGACCTGGTAGAAGTGAAGGGTGGGGACCGTGTCCCTGCTGACCTCCGAATCATCTCTTCCCACGGCTGCAAG GTGGATAACTCATCCCTAACAGGGGAGTCGGAGCCCCAGACCCGTTCCCCTGAGTTCACCCATGAGAACCCACTGGAGACCCGCAATATCTGTTTCTTCTCTACCAACTGTGTGGAAG GCACTGCCAGGGGCATTGTGATTGCCACAGGTGACCGGACAGTGATGGGCCGCATAGCCACTCTCGCGTCTGGCCTGGAGGTCGGGCAGACACCCATCGCCATGGAGATTGAGCACTTCATCCAGCTGATCACAGGAGTGGCAGTGTTCCTGGGGGTCTCTTTCTTCGTGCTGTCCCTCATTCTGGGCTACAGCTGGCTGGAGGCAGTCATCTTCCTCATCGGCATCATCGTAGCCAACGTGCCCGAGGGGCTTTTGGCCACTGTTACT GTGTGCCTGACCCTGACCGCCAAGCGCATGGCCCGCAAGAACTGTTTGGTGAAGAACCTGGAGGCGGTGGAGACGCTGGGCTCCACTTCCACCATCTGCTCGGACAAGACGGGCACCCTCACCCAGAACCGCATGACCGTGGCCCACATGTGGTTTGACAACCAGATCCATGAGGCCGACACCACTGAGGATCAGTCTG GGGCCACATTTGACAAACGGTCCCCCACGTGGACAGCCCTGTCTCGGATTGCAGGTCTCTGCAATCGTGCTGTCTTCAAGGCTGGGCAGGAGAACATCTCTGTGTCTAAG CGGGACACAGCTGGTGATGCCTCTGAGTCAGCTCTGCTCAAATGCATTGAGTTATCCTGTGGCTCAGTGAGGAAGATGAGGGATAGGAACCCTAAGGTGGCAGAAATCCCCTTCAACTCGACCAACAAATATCAG CTGTCCATCCATGAGCGAGAAGACAGCCCCCAGAGTCACGTGCTGGTGATGAAAGGGGCTCCGGAGCGCATCCTGGATCGATGCTCCACCATCCTGGTCCAGGGCAAGGAGATTCCTCTGGACAAGGAGATGCAGGATGCCTTTCAAAACGCCTACATGGAGCTGGGAGGACTCGGGGAACGTGTGCTAG GCTTCTGTCAGCTGAACCTGCCTTCCGGGAAGTTCCCTCGGGGCTTCAAGTTCGACACGGATGAACTGAACTTCcccacagagaagctctgtttCGTGGGGCTTATGTCCATGATTGACCCGCCCAGGGCAGCTGTGCCAGACGCTGTGGGCAAGTGCCGAAGCGCAGGCATCAAG GTGATCATGGTCACTGGGGACCACCCTATCACAGCCAAGGCCATTGCCAAAGGTGTGGGCATTATATCAGAGGGTAACGAGACTGTGGAGGACATTGCAGCCCGGCTCAACATTCCTGTGAGCCAAGTCAATCCCAG AGAAGCCAAAGCATGTGTAGTGCACGGGTCAGACCTGAAGGACATGACGTCAGAGCAGCTGGACGAGATCCTCAGGGACCACACGGAGATCGTATTTGCCCGGACCTCCCCTCAGCAGAAGCTCATCATTGTGGAGGGATGTCAGAGGCAG GGAGCCATTGTGGCAGTGACTGGTGACGGGGTGAACGACTCCCCTGCTCTGAAGAAGGCCGACATCGGCATTGCCATGGGCATCTCTGGCTCTGATGTCTCTAAGCAGGCCGCTGACATGATTCTCCTCGATGACAACTTTGCCTCCATCGTGACAGGCGTGGAGGAGG GCCGCCTGATCTTTGACAACTTGAAGAAGTCCATCGCATACACCCTGACCAGCAACATCCCTGAGATCACCCCCTTCCTCCTGTTCATCATTGCCAACATCCCACTGCCCCTGGGCACCGTGACCATCCTCTGCATCGACCTGGGCACAGACATG GTTCCTGCCATCTCATTAGCATACGAAGCAGCTGAGAGTGACATCATGAAGCGGCAGCCACGAAACTCCCAGACGGACAAGCTGGTGAACGAGAGACTCATCAGCATGGCTTATGGACAGATTG GCATGATCCAGGCTCTAGGTGGCTTCTTCACCTACTTTGTGATACTGGCAGAGAATGGTTTCCTGCCATCACGGCTGCTGGGTATCCGCCTTGACTGGGATGATCGAACTACCAATGACCTGGAGGACAGCTATGGGCAAGAGTGG acctACGAGCAGCGGAAGGTGGTGGAGTTCACATGCCACACGGCCTTCTTTGCCAGCATCGTGGTTGTGCAGTGGGCTGACCTCATCATCTGCAAGACCCGTCGCAACTCAGTCTTCCAGCAGGGCATGAA